From a single Paraburkholderia edwinii genomic region:
- the ilvC gene encoding ketol-acid reductoisomerase has protein sequence MKVFYDKDADLSLIKGKQVTIIGYGSQGHAHALNLKESGVKVTVGLRKGGASWSKAENAGLAVKEVAEAVKGADVVMLLLPDEQIAEVYKNEVHAHIKQGAALSFAHGFNVHYGQVIPRADLDVIMIAPKAPGHTVRSTYSQGGGVPMLVAIAQDKSGAAREVALSYAAAIGGGRAGIIETNFREETETDLFGEQAVLCGGTVDLIKAGFETLVEAGYAPEMAYFECLHEMKLIVDLIYEGGIANMNYSISNNAEYGEYVTGPRIITDQTKKVMKDVLKDIQTGEYAKSFIIENRAGAPTLQSRRRLTAEHPIEQVGAKLRAMMPWIAKNKLVDQSKN, from the coding sequence ATGAAAGTTTTCTACGACAAGGATGCCGACCTTTCCCTCATCAAGGGCAAGCAGGTCACGATCATCGGTTACGGTTCGCAGGGCCATGCGCACGCACTGAACCTGAAAGAAAGCGGCGTGAAAGTGACGGTCGGTCTTCGCAAGGGCGGCGCTTCGTGGAGCAAGGCTGAAAACGCGGGCCTCGCCGTGAAGGAAGTGGCCGAGGCAGTGAAGGGCGCTGACGTCGTCATGCTGCTGCTGCCGGACGAGCAGATCGCCGAGGTGTACAAGAACGAAGTGCACGCGCACATCAAGCAGGGCGCGGCACTTTCATTTGCGCACGGCTTTAACGTGCACTACGGCCAGGTGATTCCGCGTGCGGACCTCGACGTGATCATGATCGCGCCGAAGGCGCCGGGTCACACGGTGCGCAGCACGTACTCGCAAGGCGGCGGCGTGCCGATGCTGGTCGCGATTGCGCAGGACAAGTCAGGCGCGGCGCGCGAAGTCGCGCTGTCCTACGCGGCGGCCATCGGCGGTGGCCGTGCCGGCATCATCGAAACGAACTTCCGTGAAGAAACCGAAACCGATCTGTTCGGCGAACAGGCCGTGCTGTGCGGCGGTACCGTCGATCTGATCAAGGCCGGTTTCGAGACGCTGGTCGAAGCGGGCTACGCGCCGGAAATGGCCTATTTCGAGTGCCTGCATGAAATGAAGCTGATCGTCGACCTGATCTACGAAGGCGGCATCGCGAACATGAACTACTCGATCTCGAACAACGCCGAGTACGGCGAGTACGTGACGGGCCCGCGCATCATCACCGACCAAACGAAGAAGGTGATGAAGGATGTGCTGAAGGACATCCAGACGGGCGAGTACGCGAAGAGCTTCATCATCGAAAACCGCGCCGGTGCGCCGACGCTGCAATCGCGCCGGCGTCTGACGG
- a CDS encoding universal stress protein, with protein MSKPSKILLYYDGTREAKTALRHAAELALALEAHTDVLAVVDTTSTIAATGWYLSDLACACVQDAAMITLREALDHMEGNGVPVRGHMACGDVVDSISTHAGLLNSDILVVGHRPRSGLARWWNRGLAHDDLMARCNGRLVVTIPCN; from the coding sequence ATGTCCAAACCTTCGAAGATCCTGCTCTATTACGACGGCACCCGCGAAGCAAAAACCGCGTTGCGCCACGCAGCCGAGCTTGCGCTTGCGCTCGAGGCGCACACCGATGTGCTTGCGGTCGTCGATACGACGTCGACCATCGCGGCGACCGGCTGGTATCTGTCTGACCTTGCCTGCGCGTGCGTGCAGGACGCGGCCATGATCACACTGCGCGAGGCGCTTGATCATATGGAAGGCAATGGCGTGCCGGTGCGCGGCCATATGGCCTGCGGCGACGTCGTCGACAGCATTTCGACGCATGCCGGGCTGCTGAACTCGGACATTCTGGTGGTCGGGCACCGCCCACGCAGCGGTCTTGCGCGCTGGTGGAACCGGGGTCTCGCACATGACGATCTGATGGCGCGTTGCAACGGTCGCCTCGTCGTGACGATTCCCTGTAACTGA